The Leptospira stimsonii genome has a window encoding:
- a CDS encoding IS481 family transposase, with the protein MTTNTNAVEKAKRRKLNLLELANELENGCKACKIMGYSRQQFYEIRRNFQTYGAEGLLDRIPGANGPHPNRVSEEIKKEVLEYSLQRPTHGCLKVAQQLSLKGIKVSSGGVRGVWTRNKLVTKQQRLLRLEEHHNDQIIPLSEEQIKLLESFDPEYRERHIQADSTGELVSMDTFMVGSLKGVGRVYLQTVIDCHSRFAWGRLFNTKVPVTAVQTLNNDVLPFFEKHNVKVQTVLTDKGREYCGREDQHPFELFLQLEDIEHRTTRVRRPQSNGYVERLHRTLLDEHFRIAGRTKFYESIEEMQIDLEIFFEEYNYKRAHQGRKMNGRTPFQVFIEGIKFKENEETILEN; encoded by the coding sequence ATGACCACCAACACCAATGCAGTAGAAAAAGCAAAAAGAAGAAAGCTAAATTTGTTAGAACTTGCTAACGAATTAGAAAATGGTTGTAAAGCCTGCAAGATCATGGGATATTCCCGCCAGCAGTTCTACGAGATCCGCAGAAACTTTCAAACATACGGCGCGGAAGGACTCTTGGATCGAATACCGGGAGCAAACGGCCCTCACCCAAACAGGGTCAGTGAAGAAATCAAAAAAGAAGTCTTAGAGTATTCTCTTCAACGTCCTACTCATGGATGTTTAAAGGTAGCACAACAACTCAGCCTCAAAGGAATCAAAGTAAGCTCCGGTGGAGTTCGAGGGGTTTGGACAAGGAATAAACTCGTAACAAAACAGCAAAGGCTTCTCAGACTCGAAGAACATCATAATGACCAAATCATACCTTTAAGCGAGGAACAGATCAAACTCCTCGAAAGTTTCGATCCTGAATACAGAGAAAGACATATACAAGCCGATTCTACGGGAGAATTGGTATCTATGGATACATTTATGGTTGGTTCCTTAAAGGGAGTTGGAAGAGTCTATTTGCAAACCGTTATCGATTGCCACAGTAGGTTTGCTTGGGGAAGACTTTTCAATACCAAGGTTCCTGTCACTGCTGTTCAAACTCTCAACAACGATGTCCTTCCATTCTTTGAAAAACATAACGTTAAAGTTCAAACCGTTCTTACCGATAAGGGTCGTGAGTATTGTGGGAGAGAGGATCAACATCCTTTCGAATTATTTCTTCAATTAGAAGATATCGAACATCGAACCACAAGGGTCCGAAGACCTCAAAGCAACGGATACGTGGAACGACTTCACAGAACTTTACTCGATGAGCATTTCAGAATCGCAGGTAGAACTAAATTCTATGAATCCATTGAAGAAATGCAGATCGATTTGGAAATCTTCTTCGAAGAATACAATTACAAACGAGCCCACCAAGGAAGAAAGATGAACGGAAGAACTCCCTTTCAAGTATTCATCGAAGGAATTAAATTCAAAGAAAACGAGGAAACTATTTTAGAAAATTAG